CTCCGCACTACACAGTTCATCAACAAGACTTTGATCAGTACTTCCACTATGATGCAAAGATTCCGTACTTTCAACCAAAGACCGGAAAATCTCTGCAGGCGGACTATTGTTCTCAATTCTCTGGGCCACCTCATGAAGGTCCATCTGAAAAGATTGCAATTGAAATGTAAAACTTAATTTGCAATTTGATCAAAGCAAAGGGAATGTAAGAATTAATTGTGTTTGCAATGACTTGAAGCAGTAGCTTTCTTGAAACAAAATGCAGAGGAATCCTATAATATGAAAGGTTCAACATGTAGACAAGTTAAGAAGCAAAGATACACCTGAAGGAACACAACAAATACGATAAAATGAGGAATTAGTTAACCTTAGAGACCTACTAATCAATCAAACAGGAATGTTACATGAAAGGAAGAATGGGAAGAACACTAAAAAAGAGGCTTGGGAACCAAAGCACTCCTTCCATCTCATTGTCTGTCAGACTTCATAACTTGGAATGTCCTAGCATGTCTTAACTTACAAatataaatgattttttttttttaaaaatccatCGATTTCTAAAGTTCAAGTTCATTAATATTTGTTAAATAAACTTCATATACAAACGTCAAAAATTAGATCAATATTCATACATGAACCACACCAATTAAATTTTAAGGCAAGCATCATGCATACAGTTATGTGAGTCAtgtgacccccccccccccccagattCTACGCAGTAGATAATGTACAAAGAAAACAGACAAAGATTTCCTTGAGACAATTGACCTCAATAAAATTGTTTTCCTTTAACATCTTGTTATTCAGCAGGAAACTAATAAATATAACATAATAGGCTTACAGTGATTAGTGATTGAAACAGAGGGTACCACCTCAACTATTCTGACAACTGTTTCAAACAAAGTAGATAAAGTTTGGTAGACAAAGAGATTACCAccaccaccccccccccccaaccaccACCAAAAAACAATGCGCACACACCTCCCAGGCCTGGAAAAACAAGAAAGCGAACACCACGGTTTTCTCAATTTCTTTAGACATTTCTATGTATTTTCTCCCATGGTCATGCACTCATAATGTTTGCCAACACGACAGGAACTTTAAGCAGAAAAAGTTCTTAGTTCATGCATTTTTTACTTCTGTTATGGTAAACCCCTACACAGGAGGCCGAACAGTGCCCCTTTCTGACTTTGCTCCCTTGGTGACTAGGCCCCTAAATTTTATGTTCTGAGCGGGAAGGTCCTTAAGACCCTGCTATTCCTCCCTTGTTCAGCCTGGATGGACATAAATAATCTAAAATGATCCTTGTATCCATTTCTTTTTAGTTGTTAGAAGAAAGCCCATTGTTGTCATCAGGTAACAACTACATTTAGAAGAATCCACATCTAAGAACTTAGATACCAAGCCAAAAACTTTAAATTATCACCATATCATATTCCTGATCTctacttttaaaaaaattaaaaacatgaGGAGCTCGTGACCTGCAAGCAGAGAACACAATTAAGAAATCAAGGAACCCAGACAAAATactcaaatttcaaaaaatatagaaaacaaATCAAAACCCTGTTCTCGATAAAGTGAAACAAAAAATAGATCAAACAAATCTAGGGTTCTGAGCCAGGTCGAAGTAGAATTCCAGTTCCATACAATTGAAACCTTATGAACAGTTTAATATCAGTATGGGGAAATACAACAGAATGATTGAATATCTATAACAAAACAGCTTAGCTAACAGGAGCAAACCTGAAAATTTTGACTGGTTGGTGTTGCCACTCTTGTTGTGGCATTCTCACCAGGCCTCTGTGCAATATTAGGAATTTGTTGAGGCATAGCTGAAATGCCACCAAGAGCTTGGGAGACAATTGGCATCATTTGCTGAAACATCCTAGACAAGTCCATGCCACCACTTTGTCCGGAAAACATGCTTCCAAGATCCTGGGTGTCAATCTGCTGGGCGATCTGACTAACAGTGTTCATCATTGCTGGACTTTGAGTGAGTTGCTGCATCATATTTCTCAAGAGATCCGGAGAGCCAGCCCCATTTTGTTGTGAAACCCCACTCAACAAACCATTTAAAGCAGGATTCTGAAGGACACTTGACATTGCATCCGCTATCTCTGATTGGCCATCAACATTTCGGTTTCCTGTGGCAATAGTCCCCATAACTCCCCGATCAGAGTGTGTCCCTGAGGGCATAGCAGTGTCATTTTCCCTGGCTGCAAGCGCTGCAAGAGACTGCAAAACTTGTTGCCCATCTCGTTTAGGTAGTTCATTTTGATTGTCGCTAGTTGAACCATCACCGTTATTTCCATGAGGTCTGGATTGCTTAGTTCGTCTCTAATGTGTAGGTCCACAAAAGAAAATGTCAAGTCCAGGACCAAAAATTGAAAAGCAGTACAAGAAACAGAAAGTCGTGAAAGGTTGAAACAATTCCAGAAAGCATTCACAAATCTGGCTTTTTCATCAGTTATGACTTGTGAGATCAACAATAAATAGCATTGTCCTGACAAACCCCGGTACACACTAATTCAACATATTGGTTTAAGATATAAGGCTAAAATCGTGAAAAGGTCAGCTCCAGCTCCTCAACTAATTTTTATACTTGTAAAGAAAATGATCCATCAAAACAGCAGAAGAAACTACAAGTTCACTAACTCAACCCTGATGGTTAAGAAAATTGCTTCAAATCCAGAAGTCCTGAGTCTTTTATCTTCTAGTTTATATAACAAAAAGGACAGGATGTGCTAAGCTCCCACATGATAAGGGCCGGACCACACCAGCACTGATAGAAATTCTTTTTATAATCGAGAAATCTCAGAGGGCCATTGGCGCACGCTTCGAAACTCGAAAGATAATGGGCTCGTCTTTCTACCCTTCTCCCCTTAATTACCAGGCTCTTGTTTGTGGCAGGGTTCGAACCTGTGATGTTCCCCCGACCCAACATCACAAGTTGCAGGCTTATTTATTATAGAATATCAACTTTTAAAACTGTTGAGCGACGCGAATGCTAAATTTAAGGTAAATAAATAATTGACAagacaaaagaaaatacaaacttaGGGCACATGAAAGCAACACAAGAAAATTTGACCTAGCACTTCATGGAACATGAGCATTAAACAAATCAGCAGACACAAAATTATTCATTAAATAGAAACGGACAATGAAGCGGCAGAAACTGGTGAATGCCATCACTCCAATATAAACTGGTTAGAGGCTTCTAACTCCTTATCACATGTCCTTTCAAACAGTCTACTATATttgtaaataaaaatgaatattcTATTATAACTCCATCTTTCAGCCAAATCAAATAATCAGACATATCCAGAAAGCAGCATCTAAAAGGCTTGCCTACCTTTGGCTGCAAACCTCCAAACCCTAAGCCAAGGGGCACAGATGAGGATTCATCAGGACTACCTAACTCCTGACCAGATCTTTGAGCTCCTCCCGCACTGGCTGAGGCCTCTGGCTTACCAAAAGACATTTCACTTGATTGACCTTGACCCTGGCATTTACAAGTTTAATTAGGCCTACATATGTCGTACTAGGGAAAAAAGGACAGGTCGCAGAATCATTTTATTAGCACCGACCATTTTATCCTCTCTTCCAGGAAAATCGTGCGTCAGTAGCGGCTCAGGCACAGTCATCCCACTTGCAGATGTGATACCTAGTTGAGTGCTTACAGTATCATTCACAGCACCAGGCACAGTAGTGTGTTCTAGGCCACTTGAGCTCTCTGATTGGCCTTCATAATACAGAAAAGCACTTCAGAAAGTATATCGCCAACATGTATCATTATCAACCATTGACAAAGTATAGATGTTTACATATCAAGACGCTCTCAGCCCACAATAAGTTCAGATACAATAATAGATTGTTATAGAACATTAATATGCAAAAATGTACCAGGTTGTGGCATACTAGAGACTGAGATAACAGCAGGCCTTGGTGGAACAGCTGTAGCCATCATATTTCGGACAGGCAAAGCCCTTGATTGGCCAGAGTCAGTTCCATTACCACGTTCACCCTGTGCTCCATCTCCATTGGTCGACCTAGCACCAACTGCAGAATTAATAGGTGCTAAAAGCACCCATAGTTAGAAAGGTTACACACATATCCTCCCAATTGTTGCAATGCCCCAAAGAAAATACAGAATATTAAATACTAGCAGATTTTTCATACCGGCATGTATATGAATATTGACATGCCTTGGAGCACTACCAATCCCAAGAGCGCCAAAGGGGCCAGGATTAGGGGGAACAGCAGTTGAGCCACCAAAGAGTGAACTGGTTTGAAGGGGGAAAGGCTGATCGAAGAAGAGCAATAAGTCATGGGATGAAAAGTTAAAAAAGGAACATCTACCTATCTTTCAGATTGCAAACCTAGACTAATCCCTCTATTTTTAACTGTCTAACAGACCTGAACCATTATGGGGTTCGGCCCTGTGGGAGATATATAAACAGCAGGACCAGCATTTACTGAAGATTCGGCCTGCAAAGAGCAATTTAACGACTGTAAGAAAAGCATTTTCAGAAAATGTTTTGCCACCAACAAGAGAAGAAAAGGACATACAGGTGACTGTCCCATTCTGAGAGTCAATATCGTCCTTCCAAGCTCTAGTAGAAGGGCACCTAAATGTTGCATTGCTTGACCAATTAACACTGATTCTGTCTGCACCTGTCCCCTTACTGCAGGATCACTGGAGCCCCCTTCCCGTTCCAACCGTCCTGCAATTTGCTATAATGTGGCAGAAGATTAGCAAACAAAatcacagagagagagagagagagagagaggggggggggagCGGAGAACAACTTTTTAGAAAGAAAGACATGTAACTAACAACTGTTTGTTCGGCTAGATAAGAGCAAGTTGACAATGCAAAAGAAAGTAAAAAGTTGGACAATGGCAGTTACAGCAGAAAAAGAATAAATGTGATCATCAATTCTAGGAGCCATAGCTTTATCAATGATCACTTAAAATATCTTATTAGTGATACTTAATGGAACTGTAAAAGCACTCCATCAGAGACAGAAGGTAATGGAATTCTCCTAAGCAATGCTTGAGTAAGGCTGCAGACATATTGCATCTAATGCTATGAGATTTCACAGTCTGGGGATGCAATTGGACCAACATTATTTGAGCCATCAAGTTCCATGTCTTAGAGAATAGAGAACAAGAGCAATATCTACAGTATGGTCCCATGCATGCATGCTGTTGCAGTAAAGACAGGTGAACATCATGCAACTTGTACAAATCGTGAGCACGAGAGATTTGTTGTAAGGGACTTCCCTCTAAAGATATATCCGAGCACTGTATTTAGTATCCTCATAATTTATGAAGTAAATGACTTATTGAGCCCAAACATGGTGACAATCTATCATCATTACAGCTCGGGAAGGTTGTAGTCAAGACATGATTCACCAGACACGGAGCATATCAGTTCTATTTTTCACAGGGTAAGAACAGACAGAGAAGAAGCATCCATACCATTAAAAGCACAAAGGACTGATATTCTACTATCATGTCAGGAATAGGCAAATATGGTGCAAGTTAAGGTTTGCAGCTAGCAACTCTCAAGCAGAGCTCAACCCTCCCATAGCTGGGGAAGTTTTTATATGCCTGCATTTATATGCATGAATGGGATTGACCCTTTTATTCTTTCTGTATAAAAAAGGCTCTAGCCGGAAAACAAGAAATACTCTTCTAAACCTACCTATCCTCTTCCCCCTCTGTCCCTCTTCTGTATCATGGGGTTCCTCGTGGCAACTAGTCTGCCACCTTTGTTTAATCAAAGAGTAATCCACAAGCATTAGGAGGACAATTCCTGGGGCCATGCAAACTTACCCTAAATAAGCACATCCTTATATGAGATACATTAACACGGAAAAAACAGAGAAGGCTGCCACAGAAAAAGCTTCTATCTCTCTCCATCCAGGCTCAATAACTCCCATCACTGTAATTTCTTCCCATCTTCCCAAGTGATCTTAACTAATCCACCCTTTATCTCCAATCTATATCCATATAATTGGACCGGGCACGGTGAAAGAAGCTATGTTTAGTTGAGCCTTCAGAAGACGGAAGAGAAGACGCAGAGCTTGGGATGTTGCCACCCTTAGCACTCATGTGGGTTGTTTAGAATGAGAGGAATAGGAGAGTTTTGATGGAGTAGAAAAAGATATTGTTCATTTGAGGAGTAGCctcttttcccttatttatttttggtgcACCCATGAGGTTCCTATTTGTATAGGAGATTGGGTGTCATTCATAGAAAATCATGTCTTTTGTAAGGTTTTCCATTTTTTAGGTATACTCCTTGTATATGGGCATGTTTTGCCCTTTTTAATGAAATTTATTGCCTTATCACTAATCAGAAAAAAATATTAATGTGTTAATGACTCCTAATATTGTGAGGCAATTGAGAAAACTAGAATTTAAGATCTTAAGATTTTTATAGGCTTATTAAAGTGTTACACAAGTTGCAGGATAGAAACAATTAATCTGGTGCTGGACCAAATTCTCAACAGGCAGAGTACCTTTTACAAAAATGATTATTTAGTATGTAAACCTTTGCACTCTATCCCCACCACCCAAACCCTTTTCTTTGACAAAGATTAAAGAACTTTTGCACTTTGTTCCTTTCAAGCCAAAAAATAGTCATTTTTCCAGAACGGCtttgattttaacaaaatataatCGCTCTCCAGTAAAACTGGCTAGAGCTTGTGAATAATTCAAGACTGAGAAACTCAAGCTAGGAACTCCGGCCACATATGGTGGTTCCAGATTAGCCAAAAACATGTGCATTGCACAGCATGTGCTATTGATCATAGCCAAAAATGCTTCTGGCCTGATGATTTCTTAACAGGTAACACTATAACCCTGCAGGATACTAGAAGGTGAGGATACAGGGATGGAGCAGAACATTAATGACAAAAGAGATCATCAGGGTCGCGGTACATACAGATAATGCCGCAATGACATGACCACCAAAGAGACGCTCTGCATGATGCAGAACAGTGCTCAATGCCTCTGGAGTCGATAAGCCATGAGAATTTGTAGGCAACTGTACTGCAGGTGAATCTGCTGCAGTATTAGGTGACTGGTTTGGCGGGTAACCTGGTTAAGAGGACGCAAAGTCATTCAGAGATCCACTCCACCATAAGagaagaagcaaaaatgaaaaaaaatctcaCCGTTCTCTGAGAATACGAGCTCCATGCGATTCATGAAGTCAGTAAGCGTGTGCAAGGAATCAGGAATGGGCTTCAAcatttaaaaacaaaagaaaaaagaactgaGAAACAAAAATGGCCATGAACAACATGAGACAGAAAGTAACATAATATCTGAAAGACATTCTTACCGAATTAATTGAGGGGACAGCTATTGCTGCCCCCAGTGGAATTTGAACTACTTGAGGTAAAGATTGACCAGCAAATGCCTGCCCAGATTGCTGACTTCCTGACTGACTTTGACTCACATTTCCTTGAGGTGGAGGAACTGGAGCACTGACCTACTCACAAACCAACCCACCAAGCAAAGATTAGGAGGAAGCAGTGGACAACACAGATGCAATTCTACAGCACCTGGCTAGGTGAACGTAAGTAAAATTAAAAGCCACATATTAGTGAGGGTCCTGTAGTTTCAAAACATGAAAGGGCTTATCACAAAATAGAGAAATCCCAGTAAAATATAAAAGAAGCAGGTAAACCTAAGAGAACTGAAATATAAGAGATAAAGGTGGGAAAAGGACCTGCACACCAGGAAGCTGGCCACCAGTCATGTTCCCAATCCCTACAGTGTTTAAAACTGCCCCAATAACCTAGAAAGTTGGACATTTTCTGTTATGAGATTCTCCCAAATTAACTCAAATTACACTGATTATAAAAGCTTGCAACTCCTATGAAACCCACCCGACTAAGATCAGGCACAACTCCTTCCCCCTGATCTCCAACATTAAAAGTTCCTAGGACAACACTGTGTGAAATCTGCCCGACACGCCGTGAGCCTCCAGCAGAAGGTTGAAACTCTTGTCCTGTGATgctcaaagataataaaattgatTGTTACTCATCTGACCAATAAAATCAGCCAAATGACCTTAAAGCCTAAATTTTAAATCACAAAACCTTTACCTCTGCTGACATTGTCAGTAGTAGCTTGTCCAGTGCTGCTAACCGATGAAGGTTGCGGTTGAGATTGCCTCAGTACTAAATGTAGTGTGTCCCCATTTTCCACATCTGTAAAGAGTCA
The nucleotide sequence above comes from Nicotiana tabacum cultivar K326 chromosome 12, ASM71507v2, whole genome shotgun sequence. Encoded proteins:
- the LOC107814725 gene encoding uncharacterized protein LOC107814725 isoform X4, with protein sequence MAEQQSVEGSSTSNVSSGSSESTVELNIKTLDSQTHPFNVDKNMQVSALKDRIASQIGVPVEQQRLIFRGKVLKDDHLLSEYHVENGDTLHLVLRQSQPQPSSVSSTGQATTDNVSRGQEFQPSAGGSRRVGQISHSVVLGTFNVGDQGEGVVPDLSRVIGAVLNTVGIGNMTGGQLPGVQVSAPVPPPQGNVSQSQSGSQQSGQAFAGQSLPQVVQIPLGAAIAVPSINSPIPDSLHTLTDFMNRMELVFSENGYPPNQSPNTAADSPAVQLPTNSHGLSTPEALSTVLHHAERLFGGHVIAALSQIAGRLEREGGSSDPAVRGQVQTESVLIGQAMQHLGALLLELGRTILTLRMGQSPAESSVNAGPAVYISPTGPNPIMVQPFPLQTSSLFGGSTAVPPNPGPFGALGIGSAPRHVNIHIHAVGARSTNGDGAQGERGNGTDSGQSRALPVRNMMATAVPPRPAVISVSSQSESSSGLEHTTVPGAVNDTVSTQLGITSASGMTVPEPLLTHDFPGREDKMGQGQSSEMSFGKPEASASAGGAQRSGQELGSPDESSSVPLGLGFGGLQPKRRTKQSRPHGNNGDGSTSDNQNELPKRDGQQVLQSLAALAARENDTAMPSGTHSDRGVMGTIATGNRNVDGQSEIADAMSSVLQNPALNGLLSGVSQQNGAGSPDLLRNMMQQLTQSPAMMNTVSQIAQQIDTQDLGSMFSGQSGGMDLSRMFQQMMPIVSQALGGISAMPQQIPNIAQRPGENATTRVATPTSQNFQMDLHEVAQRIENNSPPAEIFRSLVESTESLHHSGSTDQSLVDELCSAEGLANEFMQMLRSDVSQRFQDDQAQ
- the LOC107814725 gene encoding uncharacterized protein LOC107814725 isoform X1 is translated as MAEQQSVEGSSTSNVSSGSSESTVELNIKTLDSQTHPFNVDKNMQVSALKDRIASQIGVPVEQQRLIFRGKVLKDDHLLSEYHVENGDTLHLVLRQSQPQPSSVSSTGQATTDNVSRGQEFQPSAGGSRRVGQISHSVVLGTFNVGDQGEGVVPDLSRVIGAVLNTVGIGNMTGGQLPGVQVSAPVPPPQGNVSQSQSGSQQSGQAFAGQSLPQVVQIPLGAAIAVPSINSPIPDSLHTLTDFMNRMELVFSENGYPPNQSPNTAADSPAVQLPTNSHGLSTPEALSTVLHHAERLFGGHVIAALSQIAGRLEREGGSSDPAVRGQVQTESVLIGQAMQHLGALLLELGRTILTLRMGQSPAESSVNAGPAVYISPTGPNPIMVQPFPLQTSSLFGGSTAVPPNPGPFGALGIGSAPRHVNIHIHAAPINSAVGARSTNGDGAQGERGNGTDSGQSRALPVRNMMATAVPPRPAVISVSSMPQPGQSESSSGLEHTTVPGAVNDTVSTQLGITSASGMTVPEPLLTHDFPGREDKMGQGQSSEMSFGKPEASASAGGAQRSGQELGSPDESSSVPLGLGFGGLQPKRRTKQSRPHGNNGDGSTSDNQNELPKRDGQQVLQSLAALAARENDTAMPSGTHSDRGVMGTIATGNRNVDGQSEIADAMSSVLQNPALNGLLSGVSQQNGAGSPDLLRNMMQQLTQSPAMMNTVSQIAQQIDTQDLGSMFSGQSGGMDLSRMFQQMMPIVSQALGGISAMPQQIPNIAQRPGENATTRVATPTSQNFQMDLHEVAQRIENNSPPAEIFRSLVESTESLHHSGSTDQSLVDELCSAEGLANEFMQMLRSDVSQRFQDDQAQ
- the LOC107814725 gene encoding uncharacterized protein LOC107814725 isoform X3 — translated: MAEQQSVEGSSTSNVSSGSSESTVELNIKTLDSQTHPFNVDKNMQVSALKDRIASQIGVPVEQQRLIFRGKVLKDDHLLSEYHVENGDTLHLVLRQSQPQPSSVSSTGQATTDNVSRGQEFQPSAGGSRRVGQISHSVVLGTFNVGDQGEGVVPDLSRVIGAVLNTVGIGNMTGGQLPGVQVSAPVPPPQGNVSQSQSGSQQSGQAFAGQSLPQVVQIPLGAAIAVPSINSPIPDSLHTLTDFMNRMELVFSENGYPPNQSPNTAADSPAVQLPTNSHGLSTPEALSTVLHHAERLFGGHVIAALSQIAGRLEREGGSSDPAVRGQVQTESVLIGQAMQHLGALLLELGRTILTLRMGQSPAESSVNAGPAVYISPTGPNPIMVQPFPLQTSSLFGGSTAVPPNPGPFGALGIGSAPRHVNIHIHAVGARSTNGDGAQGERGNGTDSGQSRALPVRNMMATAVPPRPAVISVSSMPQPGQSESSSGLEHTTVPGAVNDTVSTQLGITSASGMTVPEPLLTHDFPGREDKMGQGQSSEMSFGKPEASASAGGAQRSGQELGSPDESSSVPLGLGFGGLQPKRRTKQSRPHGNNGDGSTSDNQNELPKRDGQQVLQSLAALAARENDTAMPSGTHSDRGVMGTIATGNRNVDGQSEIADAMSSVLQNPALNGLLSGVSQQNGAGSPDLLRNMMQQLTQSPAMMNTVSQIAQQIDTQDLGSMFSGQSGGMDLSRMFQQMMPIVSQALGGISAMPQQIPNIAQRPGENATTRVATPTSQNFQMDLHEVAQRIENNSPPAEIFRSLVESTESLHHSGSTDQSLVDELCSAEGLANEFMQMLRSDVSQRFQDDQAQ
- the LOC107814725 gene encoding ubiquitin-like domain-containing protein CIP73 isoform X2, giving the protein MAEQQSVEGSSTSNVSSGSSESTVELNIKTLDSQTHPFNVDKNMQVSALKDRIASQIGVPVEQQRLIFRGKVLKDDHLLSEYHVENGDTLHLVLRQSQPQPSSVSSTGQATTDNVSRGQEFQPSAGGSRRVGQISHSVVLGTFNVGDQGEGVVPDLSRVIGAVLNTVGIGNMTGGQLPGVQVSAPVPPPQGNVSQSQSGSQQSGQAFAGQSLPQVVQIPLGAAIAVPSINSPIPDSLHTLTDFMNRMELVFSENGYPPNQSPNTAADSPAVQLPTNSHGLSTPEALSTVLHHAERLFGGHVIAALSQIAGRLEREGGSSDPAVRGQVQTESVLIGQAMQHLGALLLELGRTILTLRMGQSPAESSVNAGPAVYISPTGPNPIMVQPFPLQTSSLFGGSTAVPPNPGPFGALGIGSAPRHVNIHIHAAPINSAVGARSTNGDGAQGERGNGTDSGQSRALPVRNMMATAVPPRPAVISVSSQSESSSGLEHTTVPGAVNDTVSTQLGITSASGMTVPEPLLTHDFPGREDKMGQGQSSEMSFGKPEASASAGGAQRSGQELGSPDESSSVPLGLGFGGLQPKRRTKQSRPHGNNGDGSTSDNQNELPKRDGQQVLQSLAALAARENDTAMPSGTHSDRGVMGTIATGNRNVDGQSEIADAMSSVLQNPALNGLLSGVSQQNGAGSPDLLRNMMQQLTQSPAMMNTVSQIAQQIDTQDLGSMFSGQSGGMDLSRMFQQMMPIVSQALGGISAMPQQIPNIAQRPGENATTRVATPTSQNFQMDLHEVAQRIENNSPPAEIFRSLVESTESLHHSGSTDQSLVDELCSAEGLANEFMQMLRSDVSQRFQDDQAQ